In one window of Brassica rapa cultivar Chiifu-401-42 chromosome A07, CAAS_Brap_v3.01, whole genome shotgun sequence DNA:
- the LOC103828471 gene encoding centriolin isoform X5, translating to MDHNLDENESLRVRVIQLEHERNELQKDIEQLCMQQAGPSILGVATRMHFQRTASLEQEIEALKMKLANCSREKHNLQEELAEAYRVKAQLADLHAGEVAKNMEAEKQVRFFQGSVAAAFSERDQSVMEAEKAKEKAERMSEKLSEIEMRLEELSSDCLVQKRLNDTLQADVAKLEEQTKVYAEVIEKFYDIRKASLCESLEVNLHDKCASLLDDPKESWTFNDPSTSEYVAALEGELGKVKKTVDNLKSKLRVGLEIENHLKKRVHALEKKNIVADGLIVNGIADVRHHHSQLRDYIINLLNEEGLYIKSIFEDLEEKLKLRSSEIHNVVPLQHDLKPDESECRDVHITTAVDSCQVIKHEEPSFGKITAESRADASEALAQALQEKLQEPIFTKIAAESRADASEAFAQALQEKVGALLLLSQQEERYLHEENINAALQRKVDELQRNVLQVTNEKVRTLMELARLRQEYQSLKELGNCTFCKCSRQTFEISFPLSSVSNKMSGTRDGEATEKSGGMVMSNEKEGRLKNMWKKSYINRWIDPSSREGGSHSNTEADYAGNIDYARMKVEYAALKESLESMGHLTTSIRRLRLALLKVKETNDTETAARTCEVAISNILVEATHLKTALGISIPISWSAESDMESVADGESSCDKTDSVSAAGFEMVELVILAAEILKEQHN from the exons ATGGATCATAATCTAGATGAGAACGAGAGCCTAAGGGTTCGGGTTATACAACTCGAGCATG AGCGTAATGAACTACAGAAAGATATTGAACAGTTGTGCATGCAACAAGCTGGACCTAGCATTCTTGGTGTGGCTACTCGGATGCATTTCCAGAG GACAGCTAGCTTGGAGCAGGAGATAGAGGCCTTAAAAATGAAGTTGGCTAATTGCTCAAGGGAGAAACACAATCTTCAAGAGGAACTTGCAGAAGCTTACCGGGTCAAA GCTCAGTTAGCAGATTTACATGCTGGAGAAGTagcaaag AATATGGAAGCAGAGAAGCAGGTTAGGTTTTTCCAGGGCTCGGTGGCAGCTGCTTTTTCTGAAAGGGATCAATCAGTTATGGAG GCTGAGAAAGCTAAAGAGAAAGCTGAAAGGATGTCAGAGAAACTTAGTGAAATTGAAATGCG GTTAGAAGAACTCAGCTCCGATTGTCTCGTACAGAAGAGACTAAATGACACTTTGCAAGCTGACGTGGCAAAACTTGAAGAACAGACTAAAGTCTATGCAGAG GTGATTGAGAAGTTCTATGATATTCGTAAAGCTTCGCTCTGTGAGTCCCTTGAAGTGAATTTGCATGACAAGTGTGCAAGTTTATTGGATGATCCTAAAGAATCATGGACTTTTAATGATCCTTCAACATCAGAATATGTA GCTGCGCTTGAAGGAGAGTTGGGGAAGGTTAAGAAGACTGTGGATAATCTTAAAAGTAAACTACGAGTT GGCTTAGAAATTGAGAATCATTTGAAGAAGAGGGTTCATGCCTTGGAAAAGAAGAAT ATTGTTGCAGATGGGCTGATTGTCAATGGAATTGCAGATGTGCGCCATCATCATTCTCAATTGAGGGACTACATCATTAATTTACTTAATGAGGAAGGACTATACATTAAATCGATTTTCGAAGATCTAGAGGAAAAACTTAAACTTCGTTCATCGGAAATACATAATGTAGTGCCACTGCAACATGATTTGAagccagatgaatctgaatgcCGGGATGTGCATATAACCACAGCTGTTGATTCTTGCCAAGTAATTAAG CATGAGGAACCTAGTTTTGGTAAAATCACCGCTGAAAGTAGAGCTGATGCATCTGAAGCCCTTGCACAAGCATTACAAGAGAAG CTTCAGGAACCTATTTTCACCAAAATCGCCGCTGAAAGTAGAGCTGATGCATCTGAAGCCTTTGCACAAGCACTACAAGAGAAG GTTGGAGCTCTTTTACTTTTATCACAGCAGGAAGAAAGATATTTACATGAAGAAAATATCAATGCAGCTCTCCAACGGAAAGTAGATGAGCTTCAAAGGAATGTCTTGCAG GTTACAAACGAAAAGGTGAGAACCCTTATGGAGTTAGCACGACTACGACAGGAATATCAGTCGCTAAAAGA GTTAGGGAATTGCACGTTCTGCAAATGCTCTAGGCAGACTTTCGAGATTAGTTTCCCTCTATCTTCTGTTTCAAA CAAAATGAGTGGTACAAGAGATGGAGAAGCAACGGAGAAAAGTGGCGGTATGGTTATGAGCAATGAGAAAGAGGGAAGACTAAAGAATATGTGGAAGAAATCTTACATAAATCGTTGGATTGACCCAAGTTCGAGAGAAGGCGGAAGTCACTCGAACACTGAAGCAGATTATGCTGGTAACATTGATTATGCCAG AATGAAAGTAGAATACGCAGCTTTAAAAGAGAGCCTCGAAAGCATGGGGCACTTGACTACTTCAATCCGCAGGCTTCGTCTAGCGCTCTTGAAG GTAAAGGAGACGAATGATACTGAAACAGCTGCGAGAACTTGCGAAGTAGCGATTTCCAACATCCTTGTGGAGGCAACCCATTTAAAGACTGCCCTTGGCATCTCCATACCCATTAGCTGGTCGGCTGAATCAGACATGGAATCAGTTGCTGATGGTGAATCAAGCTGTGATAAGACGGATTCTGTTTCTGCTGCAGGGTTTGAGATGGTGGAGCTTGTTATTCTAGCAGCCGAGATACTGAAAGAACAACACAACTGA
- the LOC103828471 gene encoding centriolin isoform X1 has translation MDHNLDENESLRVRVIQLEHERNELQKDIEQLCMQQAGPSILGVATRMHFQRTASLEQEIEALKMKLANCSREKHNLQEELAEAYRVKAQLADLHAGEVAKNMEAEKQVRFFQGSVAAAFSERDQSVMEAEKAKEKAERMSEKLSEIEMRLEELSSDCLVQKRLNDTLQADVAKLEEQTKVYAEVIEKFYDIRKASLCESLEVNLHDKCASLLDDPKESWTFNDPSTSEYVAALEGELGKVKKTVDNLKSKLRVGLEIENHLKKRVHALEKKNIVADGLIVNGIADVRHHHSQLRDYIINLLNEEGLYIKSIFEDLEEKLKLRSSEIHNVVPLQHDLKPDESECRDVHITTAVDSCQVIKHEEPSFGKITAESRADASEALAQALQEKLQEPIFTKIAAESRADASEAFAQALQEKVGALLLLSQQEERYLHEENINAALQRKVDELQRNVLQVTNEKVRTLMELARLRQEYQSLKDKMSGTRDGEATEKSGGMVMSNEKEGRLKNMWKKSYINRWIDPSSREGGSHSNTEADYAGNIDYARMKVEYAALKESLESMGHLTTSIRRLRLALLKVKETNDTETAARTCEVAISNILVEATHLKTALGISIPISWSAESDMESVADGESSCDKTDSVSAAGFEMVELVILAAEILKEQHN, from the exons ATGGATCATAATCTAGATGAGAACGAGAGCCTAAGGGTTCGGGTTATACAACTCGAGCATG AGCGTAATGAACTACAGAAAGATATTGAACAGTTGTGCATGCAACAAGCTGGACCTAGCATTCTTGGTGTGGCTACTCGGATGCATTTCCAGAG GACAGCTAGCTTGGAGCAGGAGATAGAGGCCTTAAAAATGAAGTTGGCTAATTGCTCAAGGGAGAAACACAATCTTCAAGAGGAACTTGCAGAAGCTTACCGGGTCAAA GCTCAGTTAGCAGATTTACATGCTGGAGAAGTagcaaag AATATGGAAGCAGAGAAGCAGGTTAGGTTTTTCCAGGGCTCGGTGGCAGCTGCTTTTTCTGAAAGGGATCAATCAGTTATGGAG GCTGAGAAAGCTAAAGAGAAAGCTGAAAGGATGTCAGAGAAACTTAGTGAAATTGAAATGCG GTTAGAAGAACTCAGCTCCGATTGTCTCGTACAGAAGAGACTAAATGACACTTTGCAAGCTGACGTGGCAAAACTTGAAGAACAGACTAAAGTCTATGCAGAG GTGATTGAGAAGTTCTATGATATTCGTAAAGCTTCGCTCTGTGAGTCCCTTGAAGTGAATTTGCATGACAAGTGTGCAAGTTTATTGGATGATCCTAAAGAATCATGGACTTTTAATGATCCTTCAACATCAGAATATGTA GCTGCGCTTGAAGGAGAGTTGGGGAAGGTTAAGAAGACTGTGGATAATCTTAAAAGTAAACTACGAGTT GGCTTAGAAATTGAGAATCATTTGAAGAAGAGGGTTCATGCCTTGGAAAAGAAGAAT ATTGTTGCAGATGGGCTGATTGTCAATGGAATTGCAGATGTGCGCCATCATCATTCTCAATTGAGGGACTACATCATTAATTTACTTAATGAGGAAGGACTATACATTAAATCGATTTTCGAAGATCTAGAGGAAAAACTTAAACTTCGTTCATCGGAAATACATAATGTAGTGCCACTGCAACATGATTTGAagccagatgaatctgaatgcCGGGATGTGCATATAACCACAGCTGTTGATTCTTGCCAAGTAATTAAG CATGAGGAACCTAGTTTTGGTAAAATCACCGCTGAAAGTAGAGCTGATGCATCTGAAGCCCTTGCACAAGCATTACAAGAGAAG CTTCAGGAACCTATTTTCACCAAAATCGCCGCTGAAAGTAGAGCTGATGCATCTGAAGCCTTTGCACAAGCACTACAAGAGAAG GTTGGAGCTCTTTTACTTTTATCACAGCAGGAAGAAAGATATTTACATGAAGAAAATATCAATGCAGCTCTCCAACGGAAAGTAGATGAGCTTCAAAGGAATGTCTTGCAG GTTACAAACGAAAAGGTGAGAACCCTTATGGAGTTAGCACGACTACGACAGGAATATCAGTCGCTAAAAGA CAAAATGAGTGGTACAAGAGATGGAGAAGCAACGGAGAAAAGTGGCGGTATGGTTATGAGCAATGAGAAAGAGGGAAGACTAAAGAATATGTGGAAGAAATCTTACATAAATCGTTGGATTGACCCAAGTTCGAGAGAAGGCGGAAGTCACTCGAACACTGAAGCAGATTATGCTGGTAACATTGATTATGCCAG AATGAAAGTAGAATACGCAGCTTTAAAAGAGAGCCTCGAAAGCATGGGGCACTTGACTACTTCAATCCGCAGGCTTCGTCTAGCGCTCTTGAAG GTAAAGGAGACGAATGATACTGAAACAGCTGCGAGAACTTGCGAAGTAGCGATTTCCAACATCCTTGTGGAGGCAACCCATTTAAAGACTGCCCTTGGCATCTCCATACCCATTAGCTGGTCGGCTGAATCAGACATGGAATCAGTTGCTGATGGTGAATCAAGCTGTGATAAGACGGATTCTGTTTCTGCTGCAGGGTTTGAGATGGTGGAGCTTGTTATTCTAGCAGCCGAGATACTGAAAGAACAACACAACTGA
- the LOC103828471 gene encoding centriolin isoform X3 → MDHNLDENESLRVRVIQLEHERNELQKDIEQLCMQQAGPSILGVATRMHFQRTASLEQEIEALKMKLANCSREKHNLQEELAEAYRVKAQLADLHAGEVAKNMEAEKQVRFFQGSVAAAFSERDQSVMEAEKAKEKAERMSEKLSEIEMRLEELSSDCLVQKRLNDTLQADVAKLEEQTKVYAEVIEKFYDIRKASLCESLEVNLHDKCASLLDDPKESWTFNDPSTSEYVAALEGELGKVKKTVDNLKSKLRVGLEIENHLKKRVHALEKKNIVADGLIVNGIADVRHHHSQLRDYIINLLNEEGLYIKSIFEDLEEKLKLRSSEIHNVVPLQHDLKPDESECRDVHITTAVDSCQHEEPSFGKITAESRADASEALAQALQEKLQEPIFTKIAAESRADASEAFAQALQEKVGALLLLSQQEERYLHEENINAALQRKVDELQRNVLQVTNEKVRTLMELARLRQEYQSLKDKMSGTRDGEATEKSGGMVMSNEKEGRLKNMWKKSYINRWIDPSSREGGSHSNTEADYAGNIDYARMKVEYAALKESLESMGHLTTSIRRLRLALLKVKETNDTETAARTCEVAISNILVEATHLKTALGISIPISWSAESDMESVADGESSCDKTDSVSAAGFEMVELVILAAEILKEQHN, encoded by the exons ATGGATCATAATCTAGATGAGAACGAGAGCCTAAGGGTTCGGGTTATACAACTCGAGCATG AGCGTAATGAACTACAGAAAGATATTGAACAGTTGTGCATGCAACAAGCTGGACCTAGCATTCTTGGTGTGGCTACTCGGATGCATTTCCAGAG GACAGCTAGCTTGGAGCAGGAGATAGAGGCCTTAAAAATGAAGTTGGCTAATTGCTCAAGGGAGAAACACAATCTTCAAGAGGAACTTGCAGAAGCTTACCGGGTCAAA GCTCAGTTAGCAGATTTACATGCTGGAGAAGTagcaaag AATATGGAAGCAGAGAAGCAGGTTAGGTTTTTCCAGGGCTCGGTGGCAGCTGCTTTTTCTGAAAGGGATCAATCAGTTATGGAG GCTGAGAAAGCTAAAGAGAAAGCTGAAAGGATGTCAGAGAAACTTAGTGAAATTGAAATGCG GTTAGAAGAACTCAGCTCCGATTGTCTCGTACAGAAGAGACTAAATGACACTTTGCAAGCTGACGTGGCAAAACTTGAAGAACAGACTAAAGTCTATGCAGAG GTGATTGAGAAGTTCTATGATATTCGTAAAGCTTCGCTCTGTGAGTCCCTTGAAGTGAATTTGCATGACAAGTGTGCAAGTTTATTGGATGATCCTAAAGAATCATGGACTTTTAATGATCCTTCAACATCAGAATATGTA GCTGCGCTTGAAGGAGAGTTGGGGAAGGTTAAGAAGACTGTGGATAATCTTAAAAGTAAACTACGAGTT GGCTTAGAAATTGAGAATCATTTGAAGAAGAGGGTTCATGCCTTGGAAAAGAAGAAT ATTGTTGCAGATGGGCTGATTGTCAATGGAATTGCAGATGTGCGCCATCATCATTCTCAATTGAGGGACTACATCATTAATTTACTTAATGAGGAAGGACTATACATTAAATCGATTTTCGAAGATCTAGAGGAAAAACTTAAACTTCGTTCATCGGAAATACATAATGTAGTGCCACTGCAACATGATTTGAagccagatgaatctgaatgcCGGGATGTGCATATAACCACAGCTGTTGATTCTTGCCAA CATGAGGAACCTAGTTTTGGTAAAATCACCGCTGAAAGTAGAGCTGATGCATCTGAAGCCCTTGCACAAGCATTACAAGAGAAG CTTCAGGAACCTATTTTCACCAAAATCGCCGCTGAAAGTAGAGCTGATGCATCTGAAGCCTTTGCACAAGCACTACAAGAGAAG GTTGGAGCTCTTTTACTTTTATCACAGCAGGAAGAAAGATATTTACATGAAGAAAATATCAATGCAGCTCTCCAACGGAAAGTAGATGAGCTTCAAAGGAATGTCTTGCAG GTTACAAACGAAAAGGTGAGAACCCTTATGGAGTTAGCACGACTACGACAGGAATATCAGTCGCTAAAAGA CAAAATGAGTGGTACAAGAGATGGAGAAGCAACGGAGAAAAGTGGCGGTATGGTTATGAGCAATGAGAAAGAGGGAAGACTAAAGAATATGTGGAAGAAATCTTACATAAATCGTTGGATTGACCCAAGTTCGAGAGAAGGCGGAAGTCACTCGAACACTGAAGCAGATTATGCTGGTAACATTGATTATGCCAG AATGAAAGTAGAATACGCAGCTTTAAAAGAGAGCCTCGAAAGCATGGGGCACTTGACTACTTCAATCCGCAGGCTTCGTCTAGCGCTCTTGAAG GTAAAGGAGACGAATGATACTGAAACAGCTGCGAGAACTTGCGAAGTAGCGATTTCCAACATCCTTGTGGAGGCAACCCATTTAAAGACTGCCCTTGGCATCTCCATACCCATTAGCTGGTCGGCTGAATCAGACATGGAATCAGTTGCTGATGGTGAATCAAGCTGTGATAAGACGGATTCTGTTTCTGCTGCAGGGTTTGAGATGGTGGAGCTTGTTATTCTAGCAGCCGAGATACTGAAAGAACAACACAACTGA
- the LOC103828471 gene encoding centriolin isoform X2, producing MDHNLDENESLRVRVIQLEHERNELQKDIEQLCMQQAGPSILGVATRMHFQRTASLEQEIEALKMKLANCSREKHNLQEELAEAYRVKAQLADLHAGEVAKNMEAEKQVRFFQGSVAAAFSERDQSVMEAEKAKEKAERMSEKLSEIEMRLEELSSDCLVQKRLNDTLQADVAKLEEQTKVYAEVIEKFYDIRKASLCESLEVNLHDKCASLLDDPKESWTFNDPSTSEYVAALEGELGKVKKTVDNLKSKLRVGLEIENHLKKRVHALEKKNIVADGLIVNGIADVRHHHSQLRDYIINLLNEEGLYIKSIFEDLEEKLKLRSSEIHNVVPLQHDLKPDESECRDVHITTAVDSCQVIKHEEPSFGKITAESRADASEALAQALQEKLQEPIFTKIAAESRADASEAFAQALQEKVGALLLLSQQEERYLHEENINAALQRKVDELQRNVLQVTNEKVRTLMELARLRQEYQSLKDKMSGTRDGEATEKSGGMVMSNEKEGRLKNMWKKSYINRWIDPSSREGGSHSNTEADYAGNIDYARMKVEYAALKESLESMGHLTTSIRRLRLALLKETNDTETAARTCEVAISNILVEATHLKTALGISIPISWSAESDMESVADGESSCDKTDSVSAAGFEMVELVILAAEILKEQHN from the exons ATGGATCATAATCTAGATGAGAACGAGAGCCTAAGGGTTCGGGTTATACAACTCGAGCATG AGCGTAATGAACTACAGAAAGATATTGAACAGTTGTGCATGCAACAAGCTGGACCTAGCATTCTTGGTGTGGCTACTCGGATGCATTTCCAGAG GACAGCTAGCTTGGAGCAGGAGATAGAGGCCTTAAAAATGAAGTTGGCTAATTGCTCAAGGGAGAAACACAATCTTCAAGAGGAACTTGCAGAAGCTTACCGGGTCAAA GCTCAGTTAGCAGATTTACATGCTGGAGAAGTagcaaag AATATGGAAGCAGAGAAGCAGGTTAGGTTTTTCCAGGGCTCGGTGGCAGCTGCTTTTTCTGAAAGGGATCAATCAGTTATGGAG GCTGAGAAAGCTAAAGAGAAAGCTGAAAGGATGTCAGAGAAACTTAGTGAAATTGAAATGCG GTTAGAAGAACTCAGCTCCGATTGTCTCGTACAGAAGAGACTAAATGACACTTTGCAAGCTGACGTGGCAAAACTTGAAGAACAGACTAAAGTCTATGCAGAG GTGATTGAGAAGTTCTATGATATTCGTAAAGCTTCGCTCTGTGAGTCCCTTGAAGTGAATTTGCATGACAAGTGTGCAAGTTTATTGGATGATCCTAAAGAATCATGGACTTTTAATGATCCTTCAACATCAGAATATGTA GCTGCGCTTGAAGGAGAGTTGGGGAAGGTTAAGAAGACTGTGGATAATCTTAAAAGTAAACTACGAGTT GGCTTAGAAATTGAGAATCATTTGAAGAAGAGGGTTCATGCCTTGGAAAAGAAGAAT ATTGTTGCAGATGGGCTGATTGTCAATGGAATTGCAGATGTGCGCCATCATCATTCTCAATTGAGGGACTACATCATTAATTTACTTAATGAGGAAGGACTATACATTAAATCGATTTTCGAAGATCTAGAGGAAAAACTTAAACTTCGTTCATCGGAAATACATAATGTAGTGCCACTGCAACATGATTTGAagccagatgaatctgaatgcCGGGATGTGCATATAACCACAGCTGTTGATTCTTGCCAAGTAATTAAG CATGAGGAACCTAGTTTTGGTAAAATCACCGCTGAAAGTAGAGCTGATGCATCTGAAGCCCTTGCACAAGCATTACAAGAGAAG CTTCAGGAACCTATTTTCACCAAAATCGCCGCTGAAAGTAGAGCTGATGCATCTGAAGCCTTTGCACAAGCACTACAAGAGAAG GTTGGAGCTCTTTTACTTTTATCACAGCAGGAAGAAAGATATTTACATGAAGAAAATATCAATGCAGCTCTCCAACGGAAAGTAGATGAGCTTCAAAGGAATGTCTTGCAG GTTACAAACGAAAAGGTGAGAACCCTTATGGAGTTAGCACGACTACGACAGGAATATCAGTCGCTAAAAGA CAAAATGAGTGGTACAAGAGATGGAGAAGCAACGGAGAAAAGTGGCGGTATGGTTATGAGCAATGAGAAAGAGGGAAGACTAAAGAATATGTGGAAGAAATCTTACATAAATCGTTGGATTGACCCAAGTTCGAGAGAAGGCGGAAGTCACTCGAACACTGAAGCAGATTATGCTGGTAACATTGATTATGCCAG AATGAAAGTAGAATACGCAGCTTTAAAAGAGAGCCTCGAAAGCATGGGGCACTTGACTACTTCAATCCGCAGGCTTCGTCTAGCGCTCTTGAAG GAGACGAATGATACTGAAACAGCTGCGAGAACTTGCGAAGTAGCGATTTCCAACATCCTTGTGGAGGCAACCCATTTAAAGACTGCCCTTGGCATCTCCATACCCATTAGCTGGTCGGCTGAATCAGACATGGAATCAGTTGCTGATGGTGAATCAAGCTGTGATAAGACGGATTCTGTTTCTGCTGCAGGGTTTGAGATGGTGGAGCTTGTTATTCTAGCAGCCGAGATACTGAAAGAACAACACAACTGA
- the LOC103828471 gene encoding myosin heavy chain, clone 203 isoform X4, giving the protein MDHNLDENESLRVRVIQLEHERNELQKDIEQLCMQQAGPSILGVATRMHFQRTASLEQEIEALKMKLANCSREKHNLQEELAEAYRVKNMEAEKQVRFFQGSVAAAFSERDQSVMEAEKAKEKAERMSEKLSEIEMRLEELSSDCLVQKRLNDTLQADVAKLEEQTKVYAEVIEKFYDIRKASLCESLEVNLHDKCASLLDDPKESWTFNDPSTSEYVAALEGELGKVKKTVDNLKSKLRVGLEIENHLKKRVHALEKKNIVADGLIVNGIADVRHHHSQLRDYIINLLNEEGLYIKSIFEDLEEKLKLRSSEIHNVVPLQHDLKPDESECRDVHITTAVDSCQVIKHEEPSFGKITAESRADASEALAQALQEKLQEPIFTKIAAESRADASEAFAQALQEKVGALLLLSQQEERYLHEENINAALQRKVDELQRNVLQVTNEKVRTLMELARLRQEYQSLKDKMSGTRDGEATEKSGGMVMSNEKEGRLKNMWKKSYINRWIDPSSREGGSHSNTEADYAGNIDYARMKVEYAALKESLESMGHLTTSIRRLRLALLKVKETNDTETAARTCEVAISNILVEATHLKTALGISIPISWSAESDMESVADGESSCDKTDSVSAAGFEMVELVILAAEILKEQHN; this is encoded by the exons ATGGATCATAATCTAGATGAGAACGAGAGCCTAAGGGTTCGGGTTATACAACTCGAGCATG AGCGTAATGAACTACAGAAAGATATTGAACAGTTGTGCATGCAACAAGCTGGACCTAGCATTCTTGGTGTGGCTACTCGGATGCATTTCCAGAG GACAGCTAGCTTGGAGCAGGAGATAGAGGCCTTAAAAATGAAGTTGGCTAATTGCTCAAGGGAGAAACACAATCTTCAAGAGGAACTTGCAGAAGCTTACCGGGTCAAA AATATGGAAGCAGAGAAGCAGGTTAGGTTTTTCCAGGGCTCGGTGGCAGCTGCTTTTTCTGAAAGGGATCAATCAGTTATGGAG GCTGAGAAAGCTAAAGAGAAAGCTGAAAGGATGTCAGAGAAACTTAGTGAAATTGAAATGCG GTTAGAAGAACTCAGCTCCGATTGTCTCGTACAGAAGAGACTAAATGACACTTTGCAAGCTGACGTGGCAAAACTTGAAGAACAGACTAAAGTCTATGCAGAG GTGATTGAGAAGTTCTATGATATTCGTAAAGCTTCGCTCTGTGAGTCCCTTGAAGTGAATTTGCATGACAAGTGTGCAAGTTTATTGGATGATCCTAAAGAATCATGGACTTTTAATGATCCTTCAACATCAGAATATGTA GCTGCGCTTGAAGGAGAGTTGGGGAAGGTTAAGAAGACTGTGGATAATCTTAAAAGTAAACTACGAGTT GGCTTAGAAATTGAGAATCATTTGAAGAAGAGGGTTCATGCCTTGGAAAAGAAGAAT ATTGTTGCAGATGGGCTGATTGTCAATGGAATTGCAGATGTGCGCCATCATCATTCTCAATTGAGGGACTACATCATTAATTTACTTAATGAGGAAGGACTATACATTAAATCGATTTTCGAAGATCTAGAGGAAAAACTTAAACTTCGTTCATCGGAAATACATAATGTAGTGCCACTGCAACATGATTTGAagccagatgaatctgaatgcCGGGATGTGCATATAACCACAGCTGTTGATTCTTGCCAAGTAATTAAG CATGAGGAACCTAGTTTTGGTAAAATCACCGCTGAAAGTAGAGCTGATGCATCTGAAGCCCTTGCACAAGCATTACAAGAGAAG CTTCAGGAACCTATTTTCACCAAAATCGCCGCTGAAAGTAGAGCTGATGCATCTGAAGCCTTTGCACAAGCACTACAAGAGAAG GTTGGAGCTCTTTTACTTTTATCACAGCAGGAAGAAAGATATTTACATGAAGAAAATATCAATGCAGCTCTCCAACGGAAAGTAGATGAGCTTCAAAGGAATGTCTTGCAG GTTACAAACGAAAAGGTGAGAACCCTTATGGAGTTAGCACGACTACGACAGGAATATCAGTCGCTAAAAGA CAAAATGAGTGGTACAAGAGATGGAGAAGCAACGGAGAAAAGTGGCGGTATGGTTATGAGCAATGAGAAAGAGGGAAGACTAAAGAATATGTGGAAGAAATCTTACATAAATCGTTGGATTGACCCAAGTTCGAGAGAAGGCGGAAGTCACTCGAACACTGAAGCAGATTATGCTGGTAACATTGATTATGCCAG AATGAAAGTAGAATACGCAGCTTTAAAAGAGAGCCTCGAAAGCATGGGGCACTTGACTACTTCAATCCGCAGGCTTCGTCTAGCGCTCTTGAAG GTAAAGGAGACGAATGATACTGAAACAGCTGCGAGAACTTGCGAAGTAGCGATTTCCAACATCCTTGTGGAGGCAACCCATTTAAAGACTGCCCTTGGCATCTCCATACCCATTAGCTGGTCGGCTGAATCAGACATGGAATCAGTTGCTGATGGTGAATCAAGCTGTGATAAGACGGATTCTGTTTCTGCTGCAGGGTTTGAGATGGTGGAGCTTGTTATTCTAGCAGCCGAGATACTGAAAGAACAACACAACTGA
- the LOC117126787 gene encoding uncharacterized protein LOC117126787 has product MHLKGNGLLETIDSSKTVSDEKKAKAMIFLRHHIHDGLKDEYITKEDPCDLWKSLKERFDHQKYVILPKAKHEWIHLRFQDYKSVSEFNSAMFGITSRMMLCGEKISDYDMIEKTLSTFHPENVILQQQYRVSGYTRYSELMQVLLVAEQNNQLVTLNHQARPTGSAPFPEANVASSSYDNRRGRGRGRGENRYHGRGRGRGRRFRPYDERDNKNFHENERNEKGQDNKRQTGTVCYRCGMKGHWVRTCRTPKHLADLYRESQKGKEKGRGETNFISDEPGPSFNGLNDDTHLDVSDFLVEPESIDE; this is encoded by the coding sequence ATGCACCTGAAAGGAAACGGGCTTTTGGAAACCATCGATAGTTCAAAAACGGTGTCGGATGAGAAAAAGGCTAAAGCCATGATATTTTTACGACACCACATCCATGATGGTTTAAAGGATGAATATATTACGAAAGAGGATCCTTGTGACCTCTGGAAATCTTTAAAAGAGAGGTTCGATCACCAGAAATATGTGATCTTACCGAAAGCTAAACACGAGTGGATCCATCTGCGGTTCCAGGATTACAAAAGTGTTAGTGAGTTTAATTCCGCGATGTTCGGAATTACTTCGAGGATGATGTTATGTGGAGAGAAAATAAGTGATTATGATATGATCGAGAAAACTCTCTCCACGTTCCATCCTGAAAATGTAATCCTGCAACAACAATACCGAGTGAGTGGATATACCCGTTACTCGGAGTTGATGCAAGTCCTCCTTGTAGCGGAGCAGAATAATCAACTCGTGACTTTAAACCATCAAGCTCGTCCCACTGGATCTGCTCCATTCCCTGAAGCGAATGTTGCATCATCCAGTTATGATAATAGGAGAGGACGAGGTCGTGGACGAGGTGAAAACCGTTATCATGGTCGTggaagaggacgaggaagaagattTCGTCCCTATGATGAAAGAGATAACAAGAACTTCCACGAAAATGAAAGGAATGAAAAGGGCCAGGATAATAAAAGGCAAACGGGAACGGTTTGCTACAGATGCGGCATGAAAGGTCATTGGGTACGTACCTGTCGTACACCAAAACATTTAGCCGATCTGTATAGAGAATCCCAAAAGGGAAAAGAGAAAGGAAGAGGTGAAACTAACTTCATCTCTGATGAACCTGGGCCATCCTTTAATGGTTTAAACGATGATACTCATCTCGACGTATCAGACTTTCTGGTTGAGCCAGAGAGTATCGATGAGTGA